CAGCATGAACCCGATAAGTGCGAAAGCTCCGTGGAGAGCTACGAAGGGCCAAAGTCCTCCTAATTGGAACCAGCGAGTAAAGTCTCCTTGAGCCTCTGGTCCCCAGAGTAACAATAGGGAGTGTCCTAAACTGTCTGCTGGTGTGGATACTGCTACTGTCAGGAAGTTACATCCTTCCAGGTAGCTGGATGCTAGTCCATGGGTGTACCACGAACTCACGAAGGTGGTGCCAGTCATCCAGCCCCCGATTGCTAGGAAAGCACAGGGGAATAATAGGATACCTGACCAGCCGACGAAGACGAAGCGATCGCGCTTGAGCCAGTCGTCTAGTACGTCAAACCACCCTCTACTGGGGGCGCGTCCTACTGCGATGGTCATCGAACTAAAATCCTCTTGTTTACTAAAAAATTGCAACGTTTTTAAGGCAGTGCTTTGGCGGAGTCACCACTGGCGTGCAAATGCCATGAGGAATAAACGTTTGTTTTGACACTTGTACTTCAGTTGCCTGCCTAGGCTATTGAATTTATGAGAAACTGCAATACCAAAAAAGGGTTGCTCTCATCGGAGTGCCAAAAAACTCACCATTAGCTAGATAATTTAACGCATGATGAATTAATGATTCTTAACTTATCACATTGTTAGGGCTTTGTGCCCGATTTGTAAGAGTCAATCTAGTATTTTGCCCTAACGCCTTACCTATGATCAATATCAGAATTTTTACAATCTGACATAAGAATTCTCAGAAATCTTTGATATTTGAAATGGGAAAGCAGTCTCTGAGGGGAGAAAATTGGTATCTCTCACTGGCTTTTGGGGGAGTTCTCAGGTATTTTGATATCAAGCATCCCATAACAGTCACAATCTGACAAAATGCCAGAAATCACAATTATCCCCTGTTCTGTGGAGCATTTAGAATCACTGATTGCAGGTGACGATAAGTTTTTCACGGCTTTTGGCTGGCGGGTGGTTGATGGATACCTACCTTTTCCGGAAGCGTTAGCATACTCCTTAAAGATGCTCCAGTCTTCTCGTATCTGGTATCCCTGGTTGCCCTATCTCATCCTCAACTCTGAGAACTCTTCAGTAATTGGCTTGGTCGGCTTTAAAGATGTGCCTGATGCAGAAGCTACAGTAGAAATAGGTTATTCTGTTGCTCCTAGCTTCCAAGGTCAGGGAGTGGCAACTGCTGCTGCTTCTGAACTAATCAAAATTGCTGCGCTGACAGATGAGGTGAAGTGTATTATCGCCCACACCCTGGCAGAAACTAGCCCTTCTATTAGGGTTTTGGAAAAATGTGGGATGACTCAAGTCTCAGAGCTATTCGACCCGGAGGATGGTAAGTTATGGCGATGGGAAATTAACCTGGGAAGGGATGACTAAAGGTTGACTAAACAAAGTGGTAAAGAATCTGCAAGAAACCCATCTCAATCGTGCCCGTGCTAGCCTGAGACAGGTATTATCTGCCTATGGTAATCTTCGTAAACCTGGGCAGACTCCTGCGAATACCCATCTAGCGGGTTTAGTAAAGCCAGAAATTGAAACTTTAACTGCCACTCTCAATAAGCTTGATTACAACGTGATTCGGATTGCGGCTTTCGGATTGGTGAGTCGTGGAAAGTCGGCTGTTTTGAATGCTCTCCTAGGACAAAAAGTTTTACAAACCGGACCGTTGAATGGTGTCACTCAATACCCTCGTTCTGTACGCTGGCATCCGGGGGGAAAGGTACAAGTGGAACTAATTGATACGCCAGGTTTGGATGAAATTGCAGGAGAGATGAGGGCAGAAATGGCGCGGGAGGTAGCCCGTCAAGCTGATTTAATATTGTTTGTTGTCTCAGGTGATATTACTTTTACCGAGTATCAAGCTTTGTGTGAATTAAGACAATCTCAAAAACCATTAATTTTGGTATTTAATAAAATCGATTTATATCCGGATACTGATAGAAAAAAAATCTATGAGAATTTACAGCAATTGGGAGCGGGGGATTTAGAGAAGCAACCCTTAGAACCAGATGAAATTGTGATGGTAGCGGCAGAACCAGCTCCTATGGAAGTACGGGTAGAATATGCGGATGGGAGTATAAATTATGAGTGGGAAACACCTGAAGCTCAGGTGAGTGAGTTAAAATCAACCATTCTGAATATTCTCAATCGAGAAGGGCGATCGCTGTTGGCGTTAAATGCTTTAATTCAAGCACGGGAAGCAGAAGCATCAATTGCAGCCAAAACAATTACCGCTCGTCAGCAGGAAGCAGAGGATTTGATTT
The Calothrix sp. 336/3 DNA segment above includes these coding regions:
- a CDS encoding GTP-binding protein, whose translation is MVKNLQETHLNRARASLRQVLSAYGNLRKPGQTPANTHLAGLVKPEIETLTATLNKLDYNVIRIAAFGLVSRGKSAVLNALLGQKVLQTGPLNGVTQYPRSVRWHPGGKVQVELIDTPGLDEIAGEMRAEMAREVARQADLILFVVSGDITFTEYQALCELRQSQKPLILVFNKIDLYPDTDRKKIYENLQQLGAGDLEKQPLEPDEIVMVAAEPAPMEVRVEYADGSINYEWETPEAQVSELKSTILNILNREGRSLLALNALIQAREAEASIAAKTITARQQEAEDLIWRYTKYKALVVGLNPIAFLDIVGGTLADLALIRSLAKLYGLPVTGYEAGKILKTIFLSSGGLLLGEVGSSLLLGLGKSATAIASGENPINFTAFGSSAIAQAGIAGYGAYTVGKAAQVYLENGCTWGQLGASTVITEILSEVEPNTILYRLRHELGKNF
- a CDS encoding GNAT family N-acetyltransferase codes for the protein MPEITIIPCSVEHLESLIAGDDKFFTAFGWRVVDGYLPFPEALAYSLKMLQSSRIWYPWLPYLILNSENSSVIGLVGFKDVPDAEATVEIGYSVAPSFQGQGVATAAASELIKIAALTDEVKCIIAHTLAETSPSIRVLEKCGMTQVSELFDPEDGKLWRWEINLGRDD